The following are encoded together in the bacterium genome:
- a CDS encoding TetR/AcrR family transcriptional regulator C-terminal domain-containing protein — protein MVTSLTPRRRTPPDVDAIVVAARRLIEAKGMEAWSMRTLVAALGIQAPALYRRIGSKEALLARVLDHVMGDLTPPPDGPWQEQVAELMRRLRALFARKPRLATLFAYSTPHGPNALRFIEAAAAPLRRAGFSEAQTGFAITALTTYVIGFSFLAGNRSTGPVHRQIQATLRRERPADGAAAYAVLEQTHRGDADRVFEFGLRHLIAGLASDLSLPSPSRRRGAERAGRLPAAVARR, from the coding sequence ATGGTAACGTCGTTAACTCCGCGCCGCCGGACGCCGCCCGACGTCGACGCCATCGTCGTCGCGGCGCGGCGGCTGATCGAGGCGAAGGGCATGGAGGCCTGGTCGATGCGCACGCTGGTGGCGGCGCTCGGCATCCAGGCGCCGGCGCTCTACCGCCGCATCGGCAGCAAGGAGGCGCTGCTGGCGCGTGTCCTCGATCACGTGATGGGCGACCTGACGCCGCCCCCGGACGGCCCCTGGCAGGAGCAGGTGGCCGAGCTGATGCGCCGCCTGCGGGCGCTGTTCGCGCGCAAGCCGCGCCTGGCGACGCTCTTCGCCTACAGCACGCCGCACGGTCCGAACGCGCTGCGCTTCATCGAGGCCGCCGCCGCGCCGCTGCGCCGCGCCGGCTTCTCGGAGGCGCAGACCGGCTTCGCGATCACGGCGCTGACGACCTACGTCATCGGCTTCAGCTTCCTCGCCGGCAACCGCTCGACCGGCCCGGTGCACCGGCAGATCCAGGCGACGCTGCGCCGCGAGCGCCCGGCCGACGGCGCCGCCGCCTACGCGGTCCTCGAACAGACGCACCGCGGCGACGCCGACCGCGTCTTCGAATTCGGCCTGCGCCATCTCATCGCCGGCCTGGCGAGTGATCTGTCCCTCCCGTCACCGTCGCGCCGCCGCGGCGCGGAGCGCGCTGGACGCCTCCCCGCCGCGGTGGCGCGGCGCTGA
- a CDS encoding nitronate monooxygenase, whose product MHTPLCDRLGIELPIFAFSHCRDVVAAVSKAGGFGVLGAVGFSPQQLEVELAWIDEHIGDKPYGVDIVIPGKYEGMGEVDPKKLEEMLMAAIPEEHRKFADKILADHGVPKLPEGEQAQQLLGWTAATATPQVEIALTHPKVKLIANALGTPPEEIIKEIHDSGRLVAALCGAAKQARSHQAAGIDIIIAQGTEGGGHTGDVGSMVLWPEVIEAVAPTPVLAAGGVGSGKQIAAALAMGAQGVWTGTLWLTVQEADVPPAQMDSYLKAGTRDTVRSRSWTGKPCRMLRNDWTDAWEGPDSPGTLGMPLQFMVTADAVSRGHRYADKAKKVMFNPAGQVIGHINQSRSVRDVMQGLVTEYVEAVERLQALNG is encoded by the coding sequence ATGCACACCCCCCTCTGTGACCGGCTCGGCATCGAGCTCCCCATCTTCGCCTTCAGCCACTGCCGCGACGTCGTCGCCGCGGTGAGCAAGGCGGGCGGCTTCGGCGTCCTCGGCGCCGTCGGCTTCTCGCCCCAGCAGCTCGAGGTCGAGCTCGCCTGGATCGACGAGCACATCGGCGACAAGCCGTACGGCGTCGACATCGTCATCCCCGGCAAGTACGAGGGCATGGGCGAGGTCGACCCCAAGAAGCTCGAGGAGATGCTGATGGCGGCGATCCCCGAGGAGCATCGCAAGTTCGCCGACAAGATCCTCGCCGACCACGGCGTGCCGAAGCTTCCCGAGGGCGAGCAGGCGCAGCAGCTTCTCGGCTGGACGGCGGCGACGGCGACGCCGCAGGTGGAGATCGCGCTCACGCACCCGAAGGTGAAGCTGATCGCCAACGCGCTCGGCACGCCGCCCGAGGAGATCATCAAGGAGATCCACGACAGCGGCCGCCTGGTGGCGGCCCTGTGCGGCGCGGCGAAGCAGGCGCGCTCGCACCAGGCGGCGGGCATCGACATCATCATCGCCCAGGGCACCGAGGGCGGCGGTCACACCGGCGACGTCGGCAGCATGGTGCTGTGGCCGGAGGTGATCGAGGCGGTGGCGCCGACGCCGGTGCTGGCGGCGGGCGGCGTCGGCAGCGGCAAGCAGATCGCCGCCGCGCTGGCGATGGGCGCCCAGGGGGTGTGGACCGGCACCCTGTGGCTCACCGTGCAGGAGGCCGACGTGCCGCCGGCGCAGATGGACTCGTACCTGAAGGCGGGCACCCGCGACACCGTCCGCTCGCGCAGTTGGACCGGCAAGCCCTGCCGCATGCTGAGGAACGACTGGACCGATGCGTGGGAGGGCCCCGACTCGCCGGGCACGCTCGGCATGCCGCTGCAGTTCATGGTCACCGCCGACGCGGTGAGCCGCGGCCACCGCTACGCCGACAAGGCCAAGAAGGTGATGTTCAACCCCGCCGGGCAGGTCATCGGCCACATCAACCAGTCGCGCAGCGTGCGCGACGTCATGCAGGGGC
- a CDS encoding MFS transporter, protein MLLPIFLIVLVDILAFTLVIPLLAIYAEHLGATPFVATLLVSVFAVCQLISGPLLGRISDRVGRKPMLIVSQVGTLLGLLVMGSANSLWLLFLGRMLDGATAGNLSLAQAYIADNTKPEDRARSFAIIGIAFGLGFFLGPSMAGYVSQYGLHQPFHVAAGLSLLSILCTLALLPNQPPVARAAGAAAGPGGARLALTDWGTYAQYFERPVLAGLLLQFLLFGFAFTTFTSGFALFSERTFRWHDQPFTPREIGYLFAYAGFLGIVLQGGLIGRLVKRFGEPVLVSAGFLSMAGGFLLLGLIDQVPLLVVVATLVAFGQGVLRPTLTSLLSQSADPSEQGVVLGLSQSLTSIALVLAPPLGGWLIGAGHLSTWAFVAALAAVLGWLAAGWGSSRALVLTPPARADGQG, encoded by the coding sequence ATGCTGCTGCCGATCTTCCTCATCGTCCTCGTGGACATCCTCGCCTTCACGCTGGTGATCCCGCTGCTGGCGATCTACGCCGAGCACCTCGGGGCGACGCCGTTCGTCGCCACCCTGCTGGTGTCGGTGTTCGCGGTCTGCCAGCTCATCTCGGGACCGCTGCTCGGCCGCATCTCCGATCGCGTCGGCCGCAAGCCGATGCTGATCGTCAGCCAGGTCGGAACCCTGCTCGGCCTGCTGGTGATGGGCAGCGCCAACTCGCTGTGGCTGCTCTTCCTCGGCCGCATGCTCGACGGCGCCACCGCCGGCAACCTGTCGCTGGCGCAGGCGTACATCGCCGACAACACCAAGCCGGAGGATCGCGCCCGCTCCTTCGCCATCATCGGCATCGCCTTCGGGCTCGGCTTCTTCCTCGGGCCGTCGATGGCCGGCTACGTCTCGCAATACGGCCTGCACCAGCCGTTCCACGTCGCCGCCGGCCTGTCGCTGCTCAGCATCCTCTGCACGCTGGCGCTGCTGCCCAACCAGCCGCCGGTGGCGCGGGCCGCCGGCGCCGCCGCCGGGCCCGGCGGCGCGCGCCTGGCGCTCACCGACTGGGGCACCTACGCGCAGTACTTCGAGCGCCCGGTGCTCGCCGGCCTGCTGCTGCAGTTCCTGCTGTTCGGGTTCGCCTTCACCACCTTCACCTCGGGATTCGCGCTGTTCTCCGAGCGCACCTTCCGCTGGCACGACCAGCCGTTCACGCCGCGCGAGATCGGCTACCTGTTCGCCTACGCGGGCTTTCTCGGCATCGTCCTGCAGGGCGGCCTGATCGGCCGGCTGGTGAAGCGCTTCGGCGAGCCGGTGCTGGTCAGCGCCGGCTTCCTGTCGATGGCCGGCGGCTTCCTGCTGCTCGGCCTCATCGACCAGGTGCCGCTGCTGGTCGTGGTGGCGACGCTGGTCGCCTTCGGCCAGGGCGTGCTGCGGCCGACGCTCACCAGCCTGCTCAGCCAGAGCGCCGATCCGAGCGAGCAGGGCGTGGTCCTCGGGCTGTCGCAGTCGCTGACCTCGATCGCGCTGGTGCTGGCGCCGCCGCTCGGCGGCTGGCTGATCGGCGCCGGGCATCTCTCGACCTGGGCATTCGTCGCCGCGCTCGCCGCCGTCCTCGGGTGGCTCGCCGCCGGCTGGGGTTCCTCGCGGGCCTTGGTGCTCACCCCGCCGGCCCGCGCCGACGGCCAGGGCTGA